The following are encoded together in the Ictalurus punctatus breed USDA103 chromosome 1, Coco_2.0, whole genome shotgun sequence genome:
- the tmod4 gene encoding tropomodulin-4 isoform X1: MSKSDPRDIDEDAILRGLSAEELDQLEYELQEMDPENAMLPAGFRQRDQTKKSPTGPFDRSALLDHLEKQALEHQDREDLVPFTGEKKGKKFVPKPGAGKIPEEEQITLEPELEEALKNATDAEMCDIAAILGMYTLMSNKQYYDALGATGKIANTEGINSVVKPDVYKIYPDEPPNDTDVEDTLRRIQNNDSSLTEVNFNNIPDIPIPVLKEIFQSMKNNTHVLSLSIAATRSNDPVAYAIAEMLVENTTLESLNIESNFITAEGMMAIIKALSENNTIAEIKIDNQRQKLGDSVEMEIAAMLENNSSILKIGYHFTQQGPRARAAIAITRNNDYFRQQRIR, translated from the exons ATGTCAAAGAGCGACCCCCGGGACATTGATGAGGATGCTATCCTCAGGGGGCTCAGTGCAGAGGAGCTGGACCAGCTCGAGTACGAGCTGCAGGAGATGGACCCTGAG AATGCAATGCTCCCAGCTGGCTTCCGCCAGCGTGATCAGACCAAGAAGAGTCCAACGGGTCCATTTGACCGCAGTGCTCTGCTCGATCACCTGGAGAAACAAGCTCTAGAACATCAGGATCGGGAAGACCTGGTGCCCTTTACCGGGGAGAAAAAAG GGAAGAAATTTGTTCCCAAACCCGGAGCAGGAAAGATCCCAGAAGAAGAGCAGATCACTCTGGAGCCAGAGTTGGAAGAAGCTCTAAAAAATGCCACGGATGCTGAGATGTGTGACATTGCAG CCATCCTGGGAATGTACACACTGATGAGTAATAAGCAATACTATGATGCTCTTGGTGCCACTGGTAAAATTGCCAACACAGAAGGCATCAACA GTGTGGTAAAACCTGATGTTTATAAGATCTATCCCGATGAACCTCCCAATGACACAGATGTTGAAGACACACTGCGCAGGATCCAAAACAATGACAGCAGCCTGACAGAGGTCAACTTCAACAACATCCCG GACATTCCCATCCCAGTGCTGAAAGAGATATTCCAGAGTATGAAGAATAACACGCACGTACTGAGCTTAAGCATTGCTGCTACACGCAGCAATGATCCTGTGGCTTAC GCCATAGCAGAGATGTTAGTGGAGAACACTACACTGGAAAGCCTGAACATCGAGTCTAACTTCATCACTGCTGAGGGAATGATGGCAATCATTAAAGCCCTGTCTGAAAACAACACCATAGCTGAAATCAAGATTGACAACCAG AGGCAGAAACTGGGAGATTCAGTAGAGATGGAGATTGCTGCTATGTTGGAAAACAACTCAAGCATCCTAAAGATTGGCTACCACTTCACCCAGCAGGGCCCTCGTGCCAGAGCAGCCATTGCAATCACCAG
- the tmod4 gene encoding tropomodulin-4 (The RefSeq protein has 2 substitutions compared to this genomic sequence) yields the protein MSKSDPRDIDEDAILRGLSAEELDQLEYELQEMDPENAMLPAGFRQRDQTKKSPTGPFDRSALLDHLEKQALEHQDREDLVPFTGEKKGKKFVPKPGAGKIPEEEQITLEPELEEALKNATDAEMCDIAAILGMYTLMSNKQYYDALGATGKIANTEGINSVVKPDVYKIYPDEPPNDTDVEDTLPRIQNNDSSLTEVNFNNIPDIPIPVLKEIFQSMKNNTHVLSLSIAATRSNDPVAYAIAEMLVENTTLESLNIESNFITAEGMMAIIKALSENNTIAEIKIDNQRQKLGDSVEMEIAAMLENNSSILKIGHHFTQQGPRARAAIAITRNNDYFRQQRIR from the exons ATGTCAAAGAGCGACCCCCGGGACATTGATGAGGATGCTATCCTCAGGGGGCTCAGTGCAGAGGAGCTGGACCAGCTCGAGTACGAGCTGCAGGAGATGGACCCTGAG AATGCAATGCTCCCAGCTGGCTTCCGCCAGCGTGATCAGACCAAGAAGAGTCCAACGGGTCCATTTGACCGCAGTGCTCTGCTCGATCACCTGGAGAAACAAGCTCTAGAACATCAGGATCGGGAAGACCTGGTGCCCTTTACCGGGGAGAAAAAAG GGAAGAAATTTGTTCCCAAACCCGGAGCAGGAAAGATCCCAGAAGAAGAGCAGATCACTCTGGAGCCAGAGTTGGAAGAAGCTCTAAAAAATGCCACGGATGCTGAGATGTGTGACATTGCAG CCATCCTGGGAATGTACACACTGATGAGTAATAAGCAATACTATGATGCTCTTGGTGCCACTGGTAAAATTGCCAACACAGAAGGCATCAACA GTGTGGTAAAACCTGATGTTTATAAGATCTATCCCGATGAACCTCCCAATGACACAGATGTTGAAGACACACTGCGCAGGATCCAAAACAATGACAGCAGCCTGACAGAGGTCAACTTCAACAACATCCCG GACATTCCCATCCCAGTGCTGAAAGAGATATTCCAGAGTATGAAGAATAACACGCACGTACTGAGCTTAAGCATTGCTGCTACACGCAGCAATGATCCTGTGGCTTAC GCCATAGCAGAGATGTTAGTGGAGAACACTACACTGGAAAGCCTGAACATCGAGTCTAACTTCATCACTGCTGAGGGAATGATGGCAATCATTAAAGCCCTGTCTGAAAACAACACCATAGCTGAAATCAAGATTGACAACCAG AGGCAGAAACTGGGAGATTCAGTAGAGATGGAGATTGCTGCTATGTTGGAAAACAACTCAAGCATCCTAAAGATTGGCTACCACTTCACCCAGCAGGGCCCTCGTGCCAGAGCAGCCATTGCAATCACCAG